In Miscanthus floridulus cultivar M001 chromosome 8, ASM1932011v1, whole genome shotgun sequence, the sequence agcctcctggagactgaggtatctggcactagcagcgaggaagtctgagccggtgtgaaacccgtctgaagaggtgtgaactgcggggctagcactggcaaggaaaaccactgggacacctgctttgtaggtgaagcaaactgtgctcgTGGCTGTCCCTAattctaaagcccactaggctataatgctggagtcatagaagtggtggcagactGGTCaatctatggtccaattatgatgAAATTTTATATGGTGGGTTAATTATTatatgattgaactgtagtaaaaatttcatactcatgggatcatgtatagcttagttatagatttatttatatttaacaagcataaaccaaaataaaatctataactaagttatacatgatccagtgagtatgaaatttttactacagtttaagcatataatagttaacccaccataaaaatttcaccataattagaCCATacaaactgcagctatgaattatttcatTTAATTACAGAAATACATAGATCTAAAACTACAATAAAAACTTTGTATTAAAGCATATCATATCATatatttactgtgtagatctactcacgtggagtccaacagaattggatttttcattttataatttttctatgatttactatgatttttaaaaaattcagtcgaaataaataaaaaaaaataaagataAAACCACTTttaaaaccgcttataaccggacCAGGGAGGCAAGATGAacgattttaaaagttgagggataTGTTTTGTCCGGTTTTAAAGTTCATACAGAAAAAACGGATTTTTGTGAAGGTTGATGGAGGTACTATAGACTTTTTCCCATAAAATAATCCCATGCCTTGCTCGCCGCCGTCCTTCGCGGTCGCGCTGGGCCGGCGGGGCGCAGCATAGCGGGTGCTCGGGTGCATGTGCGCGGGGCGGGCGTCATGATCGATGAGATAAAGCCCATTCTCACGCAAGGGCAAGGAATACGCTTGCCGCACGACCATGTAAACTGATTGTCTTTCTTTTTGCTAATATAATATATAAAATCAGTTTTATTAGCAAAAAGTCTTCCTATTAAAAAGCAAAAAGAAAAGGGCCTGGGCCATTGTTCTACTACCTCCCTAAAAAAATGCATTCTACCCCTAAAAAAATGCCATTCTAACTTCTTAAACTaaattattttaaatttaattaagtttatagaaaaatgttGCTAGCATTTATGACACAAAATTGATACACTAAGATGTTGTGGTTTAAGAAGGCATTAGACGCTCTCTGGGCGGTGATCTTCTGCCTAGATCTTAGGCACACCTAGGTGTTTACGTCGATTTCTACATGCTATAGTGTATGTGTAATTGACTAACTATGAATAAAACACAAACATTTGTATGTCTATTGTTCCTAGGATACCAGAGAGGTTGTTACGAGAAGCGAAATATCAATTAAAAGTATAGCTAATCATGTTCTGTGAAAAATAGAAGTTATAGGACTAGAATGTAAGAAATCAATGTAGAGAATGATAGTAGTGGAATTTTCATAAATCGTTAGAAAAGTGAAGGGGCATAGCATAAAGTTGTCCTATCATATCCATGCCTATCCCATCTATTGTGGGCTCTTTGGCTCCTCTCCCTCACTTAGTCCTCACTCCCTAGTCATTTCCTTCTGCTCCCCTGCAAACAGATGCACATCTCCTCAATGCAAAGAGTAACTATAGCATGTTTATGCTGTAAAGAAGGGGCATCACTCTACTTGTTGCCACAATAGTATCAGACGCCCTGTTCgcttagcttataagccgtactttttcagccaacgaatagtatttttctctcacaacaaatcagccaaaagtactttcagtcatgacttatcagccaagcgaacagggcaatagTATAGGTAGCTACGCAGCCTGGCAGGGCACATGCCCCCCTCCCCACTACATTCGTGGAAAACAATTTAAGACGTTCTAATATTGCATTTGAATCTTAATAGAGCATTCAAAGTTATGTTTACCAGGGCATCTCTAAGGGTTCCCTTATCCAATCTTTTAGATTTTATTAAAATTAAGGTTTATGTAACAAAAATGAATCTCCTATAGTCCTTATATCTAACATCGTATATTATTAGTGATATCCAAAATCACGCCCAAACTTGGGAATGCATGTTATCTATCCTACATGTTATTTAAGATAGGAAAATTATTGAGGAAGAGAAATTATTATAAATTTTTCTTGTTAGAATGTTCCTATACAAGAATAGAGAAGAATTTTCCTATACAAGAATAGAGAAGAATTAGTTTAGGAGGACTCTAAAAAATGCTCTTAGGTGTCTTGGTTCATACTTATAATTGTGTTTTAGATTATTTGAATCGGTGCCATTACAATTTTCGCGGATTGAAGAAGCACCACTACAATTCACCTATTCGGATACGAGCCACTGTAGGTCTTCCGCTCTCTCAAATATGTCATCATGTACGCTTTAGACATTGTTGGGCCCATTTACAAACGAAACTTATTTTCGTATTGCCTGAATGGCCCTCTACCCTCCACTCTCACTGTAACCTAGGCATAGGTctcacatgtcatcttcttcgtcCTCTCTTCCTGTCCACGACACTATCTTACTATACACTTGGGTAAAGTTAATTTTATTTGACTTGGACAAATCTCgtagttgatttttttttggggttggggttgtgtgtgtggggggggggggggggggggggggggggggggggacggaaTATAAGATGGGGCACATGCACATCTGCTTTCGTTACAATCGCTGGATATCCAGTGTTTTTGTCGGATATCTCTTTCTCCCTCGTGCGCCGTGGATTCAGTTCGGACATGGAGGACTGCCATCCTATCGGCATTGATCTCGTGTCCAATTTCAATCTATCTATCCTATATTCCTATCCCACGATGATCTCAATACCATTTCTTTTCCCCTTGTCGATCTAGATGCGTTTTCCTGTACTGTACATTCATGGATGCAGATGCAGGTGTGGAGTGGATTCGTCGAGAGGCATGAACAAGAAGATGAACAGCACCCGCCGCCGCTGCACCAATCAGAACCACCACCATCTCCTCCTGATCCTGCCAATCATCTTGTCATCTGAACGCCGCCGGCTGCGTGAACGCCTCCATCCGGGGCTCCGTCAGGTCCACGTCCACTGCCTCCTCGTcgccaggcggcggcggcggtgacggtGGCCGCCAGCTGCCCCTCCTGTGGGGGTTCATCAGCACGTTCACCAGCTCGCCCGAAACCACCGCGCCTCTGCCCACAACGTTCACCCTGTCGCCGGgccacgacgcgcggcccggtgACGACGTCGGCGCGCGGCGCGTTTGCTGTTGCCACTGGACGGTCGTCGTCGGCGAGCACTCCTGCTGCTGCAGCTGCCTCTCGATGTCATCGTCGTCCTTAGGCTCCGGGTCACACCTCCCGACGTGCGGCGACGGCTGCAGAGTGGAGTGCGATGTCAGAACTCAGAACGCCTGCAAGAGATGTACGTGGCTGGGATGAGAGAAGCAGCTGACCGTGAGGTTGAAGGCGGCGGCGATGGGGAGGTTCCGGCGCTTGGCGCCCTGCTGGAGTGGCGCGATGGTGGCGAGGATGTGGACGACCTCCGTCATGGTGGGCCTGGCCTCGGGGTCCCACTGCAGGCACTCCCGCGCCAGGTGCGCCATGATCTGCATCTCCTCCGCCGGGAACTTGCCCTGCAGCGTCGGGTCCGGCAGCTCCGTCACCACCAGCCTGCTGTCCCGCAGCCGCGACGTCGCCTGCACGCCCATTATGTACAATCGCTAAGCTCCTGCTTGTTGTGTTGTGAACCGAACCAGCAACCCGTGCAGTGATATACGCTACGCCACGCGCCCACGCACCCAGATGACGAGGCTCTCGTCGGCCCTCGTCGATGACGACTTGTGGATGGGCTGCCGGCCGGTGATGAGCTCCAGCACGACGACGCCGAAGCTGAACACGTCCGACTTGAGCGACGCCTTGCCCACGATGGCGTACTCCGGTGCGAAGTACCCGAACGTGCCCAGCATCCGTGCCGGGGAGCTGCTGCAGCTCGTCACGCCGTCGTTCATCAGGCACTTGGCCATGCCAAGGTCAGTGATCTGCACTCGTTCACAAGAATCGAAACCTCAACATAACAGAACTTGCAGCGTTGAACTTGTCATCCAAGTCAATGGATGACTGGAATGCATCACCGCTGACCTTGGCTCTGAACTTGTCATCCAGGAGGATGTTGGTGGACTTGATGTCGCGGTGGAGGATACGCGGCGCAGCCGCCTCGTGCAGGTACTCCAGCCCTCTTGCGACGCCGAGCACGATGCTCACCCGGGTCTGCCAGTCCATGGGCTTCCTCCCTTGCTTCAGGTCCAGGCAGTCCCTCAGGTTGCCGTTGGACATGCACTCGAACACCAGCAGCCGCTCCAGCTGCCGGCCCTGGCTCTCCGAGCAGTACCCCAGCAATGGCACCACGTGGCAGTGGTTCAGCCTCGACAGCAGCTCGATCTACGCGTTATCACACGTCAGAAAATGAGAGAGGAATTGCAATGGCTGGCATGATTGCTGCTTTAATTTGGTGTCTGCAGTGTTGCGTACCTCTGACAGAAACTCGAAGTCTTCGTCTGCACCTCCTAGGGGCCTAAGCTTCTTCACGGCAACAACTTTGCCGTCGCCAAGCTGGCCTCGGTACACCTTGCTCGATCCGCCAACTCCAATAAGATGCTCGTCTGAGAATTTCCCGGTTGCTTGCTCCAACTCTGCGTATGAAAACCGAATGATGACACCAGGGAATGTGCCGCTTTCACCCCCACAGATGAGATTGCACCTACACAGAAATTCTGTAGCAGGAAGTTGAAACAAGAGTCAGGGTGTGGCTATGCACCGTCCTCAAACAAACACATGCAGCTATCTCAGGCAATTCAGTCAAGCACAACATCTCAAATTTCAGACAGGGAAAATGTATAGGTTAAGCTTGCCTTTTAAAGCACAAAGCCTCGGTTTTGGTTTCATTTGGGGAAGTGGAGACGATCGATTGCTGACGAGGTTTGATCTGCTGCTCCAGCTAGTGTATTTATCGAAGGAGTATATCTGCGATCGTGGAGAGAGAGCATCCTTGCGGCGGAAGTAGTATACAGTGGTGACAAGGAAAGCAGTAGTGGTGAGAATCACACAAACTAGGAGTGTAATCATGACTGTTTTGCTGGAGACATGCCTTTTCCCCTCCTCTGAAGTTCCTGAAGTTATAGTGGAGACCATATTCAGCAACCCCAGTTTCACTTGAGCATTTAGTGCATAATGGAGTTCGTGTATCTGAAATTCTGAATAGTTAAACAAGAAACTATCACATACCAGATGTGCAGTTACAGGAAGTGAAGCAACTCCTGGCACGTAGCACAGCATGTTCTTCTTTCTGAAGGTCCTTATCAGACGCACATGTGCAGTTCCATGACCCTGTGCTGCCATTTTCATCTGCCGCAGCAACAAATTCAGGTGGCATACTGGCATTGTGGTGTAATGAGATGTTGAGAAGCTATATGATCGACTGCCCTTACCTCGTTGGCAATGGCAGGATGAAGAACAATTGGACAACAGGCTGCTGTTAGAGTTTGGTTCACCTAGCGGATGAGCTGCACATACACATGTCCAGTTTGTCGTTTCAGTTTCGCCTGTGCTACCATCTGTACAACAGCTAGTGTATCAGATATTGCTTCTTTTTGTCAACCACTCCATATTTAGTCATTTTTACGAATATTTTGTCACAACAGCTTTGAAAATAGAAGTGCATTCATGAGGACTGTAGAACTTACCACATGATGCTGCTTGCATCAGAAGAACACAGCTGAGGGAGGCCAGGAGAAGTTTCATGTGGAGATCCATCAGCTCGCACCCAAGTAGAGAATGGTGGAAACATCAAATAAGTCCCATCTAGTGTAAGATCTGAAAAATAATGATGGAAAAATAAGAATTGGCATGTTTGAAACCATTGCCTGCTGACCAAAAAGTAATGGAAAACACCACCAAAATACATGCGGAGCAGAATGAACAAGTCTCATCACGTTTTGATATTAAACAAGTACATGGTTGACTAACTGTATCAAAATATCTCTAGGGGAATAGATAAACAGAAAATAATGAGTACAAATTTAGAATAACTTGAAAGCTTAGTGCTTGGGATATAGTAATACATTACTGCAACTCAACGTTAACAAAACAACAAATCCTGGAAAATGGATGTCTTCTGCTTTGAATGCATCACGTTGATGCTAATAAAATATTCTTCAAAACATATGACACATGATCTCCAAAAACGGCTAAAAGTACAAGAAAAAACCTATTTAAAAATTGCCTCAGGCAAAAACGACACGTATCCTGGTCTGAAAGTAGAACCAAAGAGGCGGGAAGGATGAAAGGTGGGAAGACATGGAGTCTAAGAACTGATAGACAAAGAAGGcagctttttttttctcgaatgaaAGAAGGCAGCTTATATGCAATGCAGGCAATTCCAATGAAgtggcagaagctatcaacaataGTTTGACAAACGTATGCTTGCTTTCAAAAAGAAAATACTAGCACATTCAGTGCAGTAGGAGACATCTCAACCAACAGCACTATATGTGCAGTAGGGAAAAAGAAGAAGTAGGCCTTGAAAGAGATTGGCTGTACTTAGGTGCAATGTTCTAATTGGGGCATTGAACACTGGATTATAACTTAAAATGACATCTGGCCTGTAATGCCGGGTGTGAGTGAAAGATGCCAACTCTGGAGTTAATCAGGGTCTTCAGAGATCTCAGGCTGGATCACACTCCTGAAAGCCAGCCCATGCAAGACGGCTGGATGTTCACACCAAACCTTCCAGTAGAAATCTGCAAGCGATAACGATTTGGACTATCGctataaaaaaaaaagatttggaCTAATGATCACAATCACAAGATGCAAACTCCAATCAAGCCACTGGATTATGTCGGTCAAGAACGAATGAGCGAGATTTCAAAATGTCGTTTAATCTGATAGTTGCGCCCCGTCTCCAAATGCTCGCCTGTGGATGTGCTCTCTACAACTACCTACTGCAGGCTAGTAGTGGCTAGAGCTTAAAATAAGCTGCTCCCTTGGAAGTGCCTTGGTGGTTGCTCCTAATTTAAAATCCTTTTTGGTTGGCCCGATCCATCTAAAGAATCGTTGAATGCTGAAGTAGTTGCAAGATACACATCAATGCATTGTATCCTAGACATGTAATATATCTTTCTAGATCAAGATCTTAGGCatgtaatataataacaacagtaTTCTCTAATCATGGATCGAAATACTTGAATAGATTCTTGGGTTTAGAGTAAATTGACCAAGTAGTTGGGCCTCCATGATCTCTATGCCCAAGATTGTCCCTTTTTTCCTCCAGGAAGGAAGTGGTGCTATATCATGAAGACCCAATCTTCAGACTCAACAAAATGCGAAGCTGCCTTTTTCAGTATTTCTGGCCACCGACATCACAAAGAGTATTAACATAGAGCTCGCAGATTGTTTAATCGGGCCGTGCCGGTTAAGCACAAGCAGGTAGGTGAAGATGGGAGCGCCACAGAAAGATAATAATGTAACAACGACGGAAAAGACGTCGGCATATGCCGCTACCTGACAATACTCCTTTTTTTTCAAAGGAGGGAAGCCTTTCTACGCTGCAGGACGGGGACATGCTACCTGACACGTACATGTAGCATCAAATTTTTGGAAAATCTTGAAATCAACAGCAGGATTGATGAGCAGCTACGGCATGCAAGCAAAATTCAGCTATCAAGACATCAAGTATATAGGTTGTAGATGTGGAGGCAGGACAGCACCAAGGTGTGTCTGGCTGGCCCTGCCTGGCTATCCCTTTCTTCTTCATCCAATGTGAACAGAGTTTGGCAAgatattttctttaaaaaaatacTTGGGAGTTTGGTAGTAAGTTTTTTGGGGATAAAAGAAGAAACTGATGCATGAGTGAGAATGTGAATCGCGTCTCGATGGCAGAGGATTCAATTCACCAGTGCATTGATCCGAGTCGATCTTGGACGGTGTGGGACATGTGAAAGGAAGCAAGTGCTGAGGAAAATGCAGATGCAGTCACACGTGTGTGGGTCAGCAGTGACCGCATTGGTATCTAGGACTAGGAGTAGTCCTCTTTTTTCTTCGTTTGTTGAATGAATGAATAAACGAAAGTTACCATACCACATCTCCTCGGCCTCGAAGAGATTAAACTAGTAGTAGCTGCGTGTGAATGCAGAGGACGAATGATTCACGAACGCATGTGAGCATCATTCTGTCAGAGACGACATGAGATGAGAGAAGCAAAAGGCCACCCGGCCCGGAAAGGCGTCTCCTTTTTTTTTGCTCACTTGCTCTGCTCTGGTGCTCATTCTGCTTTCACTTGTTCTCCTGCCTATGGTAACTGGCAAGGAGGACGGAGGGTCAATCGGAGGCGTCCATTTCTAAATCTGTGGTGGAGGTGGGATCTGGAAGGGGAATCAAATCACCGGGAGATGGATGAAAGGAATGGATGGGCCTGAATTTGGCCGTCGACTTGGACGACGAGGGGGCAGGCAGGGGGGAGGTGAATGAGAGGCCGACGTGAACACGACACGAGTGATGGCTCCCCTGTGTAGTGGAGTGGGTCCTGCCTCACTGCCTGTGATTGCCAAGATCTTGTTCATTTCGCCGTGGCGTGTTGTAAACGATCGTAacaagaacagtatttttctccaaCGCAAACCAGTCAGcggtacttcttcacgaatcagcaacgatacgaTCCAACCAGCCGAGCAGTCTGTTGTTGGTTGGGTATGCAGTTGCCGCGTGAATGAATAATGGGGGAATTTCATGTGTGCCATTAAACCAGATCAATGCCGAAAGCAACAGCAAGGAACAAGGGAAAAAGAACGATTGGTTTGAGGCAGTAGGCAACAACAACAGACAGAGCACGACACGATTATCCAAGAGGCGAACAGGCAGGTGGTGTTTCGTTTCTTCCACAGATGGGATTGAGTATAGTACTAGTAAAACTGTGAGCAAGGCTGGGATGATGGGAAGCTAGCTCTCACACACAAGACACACAGCCCCGCCGGCCAGTCTCCCTCTCCCACCCAGACGGGGAGCCGGTGAGGCCATGGGCGGCAGATGTGGAGGAGGAATGCGGCGGAGGCCCGAGGGGAGAGGAGGTGCAGGTCGTACTAACCTCGTCAGAGACTGCAGGGAGCGGAGGAGCAGCAAGCAAGCACTCGGTCGTCTTCCTCTTCCATCGATCCCTCCTACCCTccgccgtcgtcgtcttcccTTCCTCACGCGCCCGCCCCGGCCCTGCACTGCCCTCTTTTTTCTCTGTGCAACGGGCTGCGTTTGCCTTGGTGCCTTTCCCtcttcttccttgtcttgttggaggagaggagaggagaggagaggagcgtCGTGGATCCGAGTCCTAGCTACCTAGTAGTAGCCTAGTACTACTGTGTAATAGGGCTTTGAAATTGGATGCACTGCAATAacgagggaggagggaggagggcggaggtggtgattggtgAAGCGGCCAGGCCCGTGCACCGCTGCACACTTCATACACACATAGAGTAGGCCAAACAACGCAAATGCTGCCaattgccaccgccaccgccacgggGAGTCCGTCACCAAACCGCCTCATTTTCTGCACCGCGGCACACATTCTTCTCACGTGTACTGTACTCCAACCAGTACAGTACATGTACGCCCGGAGCCAGGTACTCGTGCTGCTGCTCGACTTGAGACTCCCAATGTGCCAGCTAGCGCTACCAGTACCAGTACCAGTAGCAGCAGCATCCAGTCCCAAACTTGAGACTCCCAATGTACCATACTACTCCCATACCAGTATACCACACAAAATCCAGACCAACATGTttccacacacgcacacacagcaACACCCAGCATATGCATGAATGAACCATTCTGTTGTGAAATGACACATACACGTCTACAGACGAACAGGTGTCTCTTTACGAGTGATCTTATCCATCAAGCACATGATTAGTGGATAGGATTAGACAGTTAATTTTAGTTCCAAAAGGCATGTCTTTTGGGAACAGTCGTGTCCCTTCGTGACACCCcttcacttgtataaatataCTTCCGAGATCAATGAAAGCAACAGTTCTCCCAAATCTTGTTCATTTTTATTCACACTTTTAACACGTTATCACGCACGCTGTTCTCCCTGAGAGAAAAAAGGCCGACAACCAAGAAGCCTGAAGCCGATGTTCTTGATGCCGATGAAGCCCGGATCACATCGCTGTAGATTCGCCAAGATCGAAgtcacggccatggccatggcttaCTGTCTCGTGATCTTCCAATAAATCATCTTCCGCCATCATATTGCAGCAGGGAAGGCGAAGAACAACATCGGCCTACACTAGTGGAGATCAACGGTGACGCAAGTCATATGTCAAGGCAAATTTGCTTCCCTCTACATTAAATTCATGATCTCCGCATACATGAACAGAAGGTACGAAACCAACCTGTTAATTGTGTTCGTCGTGTTTTCTTCACTTCTCGGCATCGTGGTTGTGGTCGTGGATGCTGTGACATTCACGCCTGGATTGGTAGGCGGCTGCCTTGTGTGGCCCGACTCTGGCCGATTGCAAGCCTCACGGTGATGACTGTATCTCGCCGGAGGCGGCAGTTGCGTCTGCACCCACCCTGGTTGGCGTGCGGTACTGCTGCATAATGACTTGAGCAACGGTGCCGGCAACCGCAGCGAAGGTGGGGCCTCTGCACTCAGCGCACGGTAGCCCCCGCGTGCCAGGCCAAACTCCAACGTCTGGTGGCCACGCCCCACTCGCCAGGACGACAGCAGTGGTCGTGCCCGCGAGCCTGGTACCCTGTCGTCGTCGGTAGTCGGCACCCGCGGCTGATGACTCGGCCGCCAGCGGCCTCCATGCCGTGGCCTCGTGCCGCAGATGGTGCCCCCCGAAGCGGCCCGAGGTCGGCCGCCCATGCATCCTCCGCTCCTCACGGCCCCCAGCGCTGGCAACCGGCAGCCCTGCAGGCCACCGCGCACGCGGCTCATCGACGATAAGGGACGGCGGTGATGGTTGTGCCCCATTCGCCCAAATCGGCAATGGCGGCTCCGCTATGCCCGTGGCCCGCGGCGACGGTCGGCCTAGTCCGAGACCCCTTCCCCGACGACAGCGATGGCCGGCTCTTGGCGGCTTCCATGCCCGCGACCTCGCGCCGAAGGCCCCTGCGGCCACCGCGTATCGGCGTCCGCGCCCCTCGAGCGACTtcccgcggcggcggtggccgcgcGACGTTTTCTTCTGATGGAGAAACCGTCCTTAGGGATAAGGCAGTGCAAATTTGCACAAAAATCCTTCATTCTCCTATGAATTACATGATAATCCTAATAGATTATTGATGTATTCCAGATTTATGTTTAAGCCCTCAGGTTTTAACATACTGCGGTGTACTATATTTACCCCACGTAAATGCTCATTTTACACCTTAGATTTAAAATGCATTATGATGCATAATATTTACCTCTTGTAAATAAGTAATTTTGAGACCCATGTGTCATCAAGAATTGCATCATGACATGTACTGTTGCAGATGAATTTACCACTGTAAATTCGCTTTCGCTTTTCAAACCCTATGTTTTCTGGAATTTTTTAGTACTGTTCAAAGCGTTTGTGTAAATTAGCAAACCCAATAAACATGTGATATTAACATTGCATGTTCAAAGTATTTGTCCAAATTGACAAACCTAATAAACATGTGGTATAATCATTACATTGTTCAAAGTGTTTGTCCAAAATGGCAAACCCAATAAACATGTAGT encodes:
- the LOC136475464 gene encoding receptor-like serine/threonine-protein kinase NCRK codes for the protein MDLHMKLLLASLSCVLLMQAASCDGSTGETETTNWTCVCAAHPLGEPNSNSSLLSNCSSSCHCQRDENGSTGSWNCTCASDKDLQKEEHAVLRARSCFTSCNCTSGTSEEGKRHVSSKTVMITLLVCVILTTTAFLVTTVYYFRRKDALSPRSQIYSFDKYTSWSSRSNLVSNRSSPLPQMKPKPRLCALKEFLCRCNLICGGESGTFPGVIIRFSYAELEQATGKFSDEHLIGVGGSSKVYRGQLGDGKVVAVKKLRPLGGADEDFEFLSEIELLSRLNHCHVVPLLGYCSESQGRQLERLLVFECMSNGNLRDCLDLKQGRKPMDWQTRVSIVLGVARGLEYLHEAAAPRILHRDIKSTNILLDDKFRAKITDLGMAKCLMNDGVTSCSSSPARMLGTFGYFAPEYAIVGKASLKSDVFSFGVVVLELITGRQPIHKSSSTRADESLVIWATSRLRDSRLVVTELPDPTLQGKFPAEEMQIMAHLARECLQWDPEARPTMTEVVHILATIAPLQQGAKRRNLPIAAAFNLTPSPHVGRCDPEPKDDDDIERQLQQQECSPTTTVQWQQQTRRAPTSSPGRASWPGDRVNVVGRGAVVSGELVNVLMNPHRRGSWRPPSPPPPPGDEEAVDVDLTEPRMEAFTQPAAFR